The genomic window TTAAACATAACACCCATACGATCGAATAAGTGAATAATACCAGGTGCTGCTTCACACATTGCTTTAACTGGCGGCTGGTTCGCTAAAAAGTCTCCGCCGTAAATAGAGTCATCAAAGTGAATATATGGTGAATCTCCTTCACCCTTTGTATTTACAGCTCCGTTAATACCGCCTTGGGCACAAACAGAGTGAGAACGTTTAACCGGAACTAAGGAAAACAACTCAACCGGAGTCCCTGATTCTGCAACTTTAATTGTTGCCATTAAGCCGGCTAGACCGCCGCCGACAACGATTACTTTACCTTTAGCCATAGTGACTCACTCCCTATTACTTTGTAAAACTAAAGCATAATTTTTATCCGAACATTTTCTATTATTAATTAAACAAATGCTGTAATCGCACGAATACCTACAATTGATAATAAAATAAAGATAACAATTGTAGCGTATGTAGTTATTAATTGTGAACGAGGAGAAATTGTAATTCCCCAGCTTACACAGAAAGACCATAATCCATTAGAAAAGTGGAAAATTGTTGAAATAACGCCTACAATATAAAACCAGAACATAAATGGATTCGAAAGAATATTCTCCATCATTTGGAAATTAACATCTGCACCGAATGCAGCTTGTACACGAGTTTCCCATACATGCCATGCAATGAAAATAAGTGTAATAACGCCAGACACACGTTGCAGCATGAACATCCAGTTACGGAAAAATCCATATTTGCTTACATTATTTTTTGCTGTAAAAGCAATATAAAGCCCATAGATGGCATGAAATAATAAAGGCAAGAAAATAATAAATGTTTCTAAGATAATTCTAAACGGCAGACTCTCCATAAAACCTGCTGCCTTATTAAAAGACTCCTCTCCCCCTGTTGCAAAATGATTGACTACTAGATGCTGAACTAAAAATAGCCCTACTGGTATAACACCTAGTAATGAATGCAATCTGCGACTTAAAAACTCTCGATTACCCGCCATGATTTACCCCCCTAATTTTTTGCAAGATGTATGGTGTCGTTACTTCGTATATAAGAATTTTCACCAAAACATCAATTCGAAAATGGCATATCATTTTCTTACAATTATGTGACATGTCCATTTTACTCCCAACATCTTAGAGCGTCAAGGAAACGATTACATAAAATATTTTAAATATTAAAATCATAAAAATATATTAGTATTGTATATTTTTCCCTATTAATTATGTATTAACCATTATTATTAAGTGTTAACACTTTTGGTTTAATATATCAAAAAAGCATTAATCTTCCACTGCAAAACAGTCCGCTTTTTCGTCATTCTATATCTAAATTTCTTCTCATTTGTATATAATAGAAGAATAATAGAAAGAGGGGATTTAAGCTTGAATGAAACAGCTACAGAATTAAGACCAATTGAACAAAAAAACGAGTTCATTTCTGTCTTTGGATACGAACTTATTAGAGAAGTTCTTTTACACGACATATTAGGCGATGATACGCCTGAAATATTATATTGGGCTGGAAAAAGCCTTGCACGTAAATATCCACAAGAGTCAATATCTCACATGATTGATTTCTTCAAGCAGGCTTCATGGGGAAACCTAGTCCTAAAGAAAGAATCAAAAAGTGAAATGGAATTTGAGCTTTCTAGTTCTTTCATACAGGAGCGATGCAAAAAAAATAGCCGATGCACTTTTCAGCTCGAGGCAGGGTTTATTGCTCAACAAATTGAACTTCAATCTGAAGTCATTTGCGAAGCATATGAACATCCTAATAAAAGAAAAGGAAAAGTTCAGTTTACAATAAAATGGGATAAAAAGGACAAAACCGAATTTTAACTTTAAATAATGATAAAGAGGCTGTTCATTATGACAGCCTCTACTCTATTTTATGATTCAATTGGTATACCAGATAAATGAAAAGCCTCGTGAAGGGCCTCAACAGCCTGTACCATTTTTTCTTGTCCAATAACCGTTGAAACCTTAATTTCCGATGTACTCACCATCTTTACTTCGATGTCATTGGAGGCCAGCACTTCAAACATCTCTGCTGCTACCCCTGGGTTTGAAACCATTCCTGAACCAATAATTGAAACTTTGGCAAGTCCTGTCTCTGACTCAATTCGGCTATAGTTTAATTTCATCTTACAGTTTTCTAGAACCTTTATGGCGTCATCGAGATCTTGATTTTTAATCGAGAAGGATAGATTAGTTGATTGCTCTGCCAGTGTACTTTGAATAATAATATCAACATTTATATGATTTTTTGCTAATTCAGAGAAAACTGTCGATAAGCCAATTAAAGAATTCGGCAACCCAATAACAGTGACTCTTGTGATTTCATTCTCAAATGCAATTCCGCGTACAACTAGATTTTCCTCCATATTTACTTCCTCCTCAATAATAGTGCCCGCTTCTCTTTCACTGCTTGAACGAACCTCAATTGGAATATTAAAGTTTTTTGCAAATTCTACTGCCCTAGGATGCAAAACGCCAGCTCCTAAATGGGCAAGCTCAAGCATTTCATCATAGGATACCGCCGATAATTTTCTTGCGTCTTTAACATAGCGCGGGTCTGTCGTAAACACTCCAGTCACATCTGTATAAATATCGCATTTATCCGCTTTTAAAGCCGCGGCTATTGCGACTGCCGTAGTGTCTGACCCCCCACGCCCTAATGTTGAAATGGCTCCGTCTTCCGTAATTCCTTGGAACCCCGCAACTATAACAATCCTTCCTTGGTTAAGCTCACTCTTCAACCTTGAAGTATCAATATCCAATATTCTTGCATTTCCATGTACTGACTCTGTTTTGATTCCAGCCTGCCAGCCTGTTAAGGATACAGCAGGAAAGCCCTTTTCTGATAAAGCCATTGCTAATAAAGAAATCGTCACCTGTTCACCAGTAGTTAAAAGCATGTCCATTTCTCTTTTGCTTGGAGAGGAGGAAATTTCCTTTGCCAAACCGACAAGATGATCTGTAGATTTTCCCATTGCGGATACAACCACAATAACATCATTGCCCCTATTCTTTTCCTCGATTACACGATTGGCAACGTTTCGGATCTTTTCTACATTAGCAACAGAAGTTCCACCAAATTTTTGGATGATAAGTCCCATGTTTTCCCCTCTTTCTTATTTTGCAAATTATTGAATTAGCAGCTATCCTTCAATTGCCTTTATAAATTATGCAGAAAATGCCCGATTGATTGGATTTTTGCATAAAAAAAAGCAATGAGATCCTATCTCATTGCTGTGTTTATAAACGTATAAAAAAATACGATTTTACACAGTGAGATAGCTCTCCAAGACGGTTTTGTCTTGACAATCTTACATTTATTCAATGCAAGACCAGCGAAAAAAGTTATGAGACTTTGTCCACTTCGGCAAACATTCCCTTTCAAAGCTTTTCATTGAAGCTCATTCTTCTCCAAGCTTTTACTATTGAAGTTCGCACCTCTACCTTCACTTTAATACTATAAAGTGATATTAAATTTTCAGTAATTATAGCACGTTCAATTTCTTCTCACAATACTATTCCTGTAATTTTCTTTTTAATTCTTCCGCAATATTTGCAGGAATACCGATTTTTCTAAATTCCTCAATGCTAGCCTCTTTCATCTTTTTGACGGACCCAAAGGTTTTTAGCAGCTGTTTCTTGCGCTTTTCCCCAATCCCAGGGATTTCATCAAGCACTGACTGAAAGGCGTTTTTTCCTCTTAGCTGACGATGGAAGGTTATGGCGAAACGGTGGACTTCATCTTGAATTCTTTGCAGCAAATAGAACTCCTGACTGTTACGCCCAAGAGGAATCATTTCTAACGGATTCCCGTACAAGAGCTGTGAAGTTCTATGCTTCTCATCCTTAACTAGGCCAGAAATAGGAATATCAAGATTTAATTCATTTTCCAATACATCTCTTACTGCTTCAACATGCCCTTTTCCTCCATCAATAATGAGCAAATCTGGAAGGGGCAGGTTTTCTTTTAATACTCGAGAATATCTTCTACGTACTACCTCGCGCATAGAATCATAATCATCCGGACCCTGCACGGTTTTTATTTTATATTTACGATATTCTCTTTTCTCTGGCTTGCCATCAATAAAAACAACCATGGCAGATACTGGATCTGTTCCTTGAATATTTGAGTTATCGAAGGCTTCAATTCGATGAGGGGTATAGATCCCTAGCTGGTTCCCCAAATTTTCAACCGCTTTAATGGTTCGTTCTTCATCCTTTTCAATAAGGGAGAACTTTTCTTGAAGGGCAATTTTAGCATTTTTACAAGCTAATTGGACTAAATCCTTTTTCTGGCCTCGTTGCGGTTGGATTGTTTTTACTTCTATAAGCTCTTCAGCCATATTGGAATTAACCGTATTGGGCAGCAATATTTCCTTAGGCTTAAAATGATTAGCCTTTAAATAGAATTGACCTAGAAAAGTTAACATTTCTTCATCGGGCTCATTGTAAATTGGAAACATCGAAACATCCCGTTCGATTAATTTACCTTGTCTAATAAAGAAGACCTGAACACACATCCAGCCTTTGTCGACAGCGAACCCGAATACATCTCGATCTGTAAAGTCTGTAGTTGTAATCTTTTGCTTTTCCATCGTTGCTTCAATATGAGCAATTCTATCCCGAAACTCCTTTGCCTTTTCAAAGTCAAGTTCTTCGGCAGCGGCTGTCATTTTTTGTGTTAATTCAGCTTTTATTTCCTTGTAGCCTCCATTTAAGAAACGGGTGATCTCATCAACCATTGTTTTATATTCTTGCTCGCTTACTTCATTTACACAGGGAGCTAAACATTGTCCTAAATGATAGTAAAGGCAAACACGGTCAGGCAAGGTTGTACATTTTCTTAATGGATAAATTCGGTCAAGCAGCTTTTTAGTTTCATTTGCAGCATGGACATTTGGATAAGGCCCAAAATATTTCCCCTTATCTTTTTTGACCTTTCGGGTAGTTATGAGGCGGGGATGTCTCTCGGCAGTTAGTTTTATAAATGGATAGGTTTTATCGTCCTTGAGCATAACATTATATTTAGGATCGTACTTTTTAATTAAGTTCATCTCAAGAATTAATGCTTCCATATTAGAGGATGTCACAATATATTCGAGGTCTTCTATTTCATTGACTAATCTTTGTGTTTTTCCGTCATGTGAACCAGTAAAGTAGGATCTGACACGATTTTTTAAAACCTTTGCCTTTCCTACGTAGATGATAGTTCCTTGACGGTCCTTCATTAAATAGCACCCCGGCTGATCGGGCAACAGCATTAATTTATTTTTAATAATTTCATTCATTTTATTATCACTTCCGAATAGAAATGCGTAAGGGGCCGACTAAGTCAGACCCCTTACAAATCTAATCTTATTATGCATGTTTTGATAGAAGTTCTGCAAGAGCTTCTTTAGGCTGGAAGCCAACCACTTTGTCTACAACTTCTCCATCTTTAAAAACGATTAAAGTAGGGATGCTCATGACACCATATTTTCCTGCAGTTTCTTGGTTCTCGTCTACATCAAGCTTGACGATTTTAACTTTATCGCCCATTTCTGTATCAAGCTCTTCAAGTACTGGAGCAATCATTTTGCAAGGTCCGCACCATGGTGCCCAAAAATCTGCCAATACAACTCCTGAACCAGTTTCAGTAGAAAAAGTTTGATCTGTAGCGTTTATAATAGCCATTGATATGCCTCCTATTTTTAAGAAAATTAATAAATATAACGACAGTATACCATTGTTTATTCCCTCATGCTAACGATTTGCTTCGAACGTAATTTCCCCTAAATTTTCTATAACTATTCATATCTCATTTTCATTTTGGGATTATTCCTATAATGAAAACAAGCGGCATTTTGCCGCTCATTTTTCGCTTATATCATAGGCTTATGCATTTATTAACAGTTTCTTAAACTCTTCTGTAAGCATTGGAACTACCTCAAACAGGTCCCCAACAATCCCATAGTCTGCAACTTTAAAAATATTTGCTTCTGGGTCTTTATTTATTGCTACAATGACTTTGGAGTTTGACATACCTGCAAGATGCTGAATGGCTCCGGAAATTCCGCACGCAATATAAAGGTCTGGTGTAACAACCTTACCTGTTTGGCCAATTTGCAATGAATAATCGCAATAATCAGCATCACAAGCACCACGAGAAGCTCCAACTGCTCCATTTAGAACTTTCGCAAGCTCTTTTAATGGACCAAAGCCTTCCTCACTTTTAACTCCACGCCCTCCAGCGATTACAACCTTTGCTTCAGAAAGATCGACTCCTTCGCTTGCTTTGCGGACAACCTCTTTAATAATGGTGCGAAGATCTTTAATGTCAACAGATAGAGTAGAAACGTCTCCAGACCTAGATTCATCCTTTTCAAGCGGGCTAATATTATTCGGGCGAATAGTAGCGAAAATTAAACCATCTGTAACAATTTTCTTTTCAAAAGCTTTTCCTGAATAAATTGGACGAGTGAATACTAAATTGCCTCCTGCTAATTCTAAGGCTGTTACATCGGAAATCAATCCAGAGCTTAATTTAGCAGCAATTTTTGGAGCTAAATCCTTCCCTAAAGCTGTATGACCAAAAATCAAGCCATCCGGCTTTTCTGCATCAATGACAGCCATAACAGCCTGTGAATAGCCATCAGATGTATATTGCTTAAGTTTTTCATCTTCAATGGTTACGACACGGTCCGCACCATATTGGATTAATTCTCCGCCTAAAGCGCTTACAGAATCGCCAATTAAAATTCCTACAACTTCTCCGCCTTCTGCTGCCGTTTTTGCCGCAGCTACTGCTTCAAAGGATACATTACGCAATGATCCATCACGGACTTCACCTAAAACTAAAACTTTTCTAGCCATTATGCTTTACCCCCTGCGTTCATATTCTTGTATATTCCGATCAGACTACTTTTGCTTCTGTATGAAGAAGTTGCACTAGTTCTTTGACTTGATCTGCAAGCTCGCCTTCGAGGATTTTTCCAGCCTCTTTTTTAGGTGGCAGATAGATTTCAATTGTTTTTGTCTTTGCCTCAACATCGTCTTCTTCAAGATCAAGATCATCAAGCTCTAGCTCATCAAGCGGTTTTTTCTTCGCTTTCATAATTCCTGGCAATGATGGATAGCGAGGCTCGTTTAAGCCTTGCTGAGCTGTTACTAATAAAGGCAGGCTTGTCTCGATTACTTCGGAATCCCCTTCGACATCACGAATAACTGTTACATTGCTGCCCGCAATATCGAGCTTTGTAATCGTTGTAACATAAGGGATGTTGAGAAGTTCAGCTACTCGTGGTCCAACTTGACCTGAACCGCCGTCAATCGCAACGTTTCCAGCAATAATTAAGTCAGCATCCTTGTCTTTTAAGTATTCAGAAAGGATTTTTGCAGTTGTATATTGATCACCGTATTCTAGGTCATCTTCTGTATTAATTAACACAGCTTTATCAGCACCCATAGCAAGGGCCGTACGAAGCTGTTTCTCAGTTTCTTCATTTCCGACAGAGACAACAGTTACCTCTCCGCCATTTTCATCACGGACCTGAATGGCTTCTTCGATTGCATATTCATCATAAGGATTAATGATAAATTCTGCTCCATCTTCGTTTATTTGACCACCTGAAATCGTAATCTTCTCTTCTGTATCAAAGGTTCTTTTCATTAAAACATAGATGTTCATAATATCCCTCCTAATAATAAAAGCGTATGACCTCGAGCCCCCAGGCACAGTAGGCAGATAGTAAAATCGTAAGTGCCGAAGCAAAAACATTTTATTACTTCTAAAAATTAAGATAATTTATTTCATACAGAATGTTCACCCTGTACATGCTTATTATAATAGATTGCTAGAAAAATTGTTATCGGAAAAAATTATTATTTCTATTTTCCAATAAATTTTGGTTCTCTTTTCTCGATAAATGCAGAAATCCCTTCTTTTCCATCTTCTGAGACGAATACATCTCCGAACAATTTTGCTTCCATCTTAACTCCTTCAAAGTATTCTTTAGTTTTAGGGTAATTTAAAAGATCGATAGCAGCCTTAATGGAAACTGGGCTCTTCTTGGCAATTTTCTTTGCCATGTTATAGGCATTTTCTAAAAGCTCGCTTTCAGGGTAAGCATGATTGGCAAGACCATACTGTACTGCTTCCAAACCCGTAATAGGATCACTTGTAAATAGCATTTCGGCAGCTTTAGCTGTGCCAACAAGTCGCGGAAGACGCTGTGTTCCTGCAAATCCTGGGATTAATCCAAGCTGAAGCTCAGGAAGTCCAAGCTTTGCATTCTCAGCAACTAGTCTGAAGTGACAACCCATAGCTAGCTCTAGTCCACCGCCAAGTGCGGCACCATGAATAGCAGCGATGATAGGCTTAGGGAATGTTTCCATTCGTTCAAATAATTTCTGGCCATAGGTTGAAAGACTAGAAAAATCATTTCCAGATTCAATTGTTGTAAATTCTTTAATATCTGCACCTGCTGAAAAGAAACAGCCTTCTCCGTGTATTAAGATGACCCTAATTTCGTCATTTGCTTCAATTTCATCTAATACGGCGGATAACTCTTTCAATACTCCTGAAGAAAGAGCATTTGCCGGAGGACGTTCAATCGTAATAGTAGCTACCATATCCTGATAAGACCATTTTAAAAATTCCATATTTCATCCATCCCCTTTTCTTTCAATACTATGCAATGGCTAATGACGCGCGGCACAGCCATTGAGAAGTAGTTGATGCACTGGGCCTGCTAACGAGGGCAAATCATATTTTTGCTCATTCATGACCCAGGTTGTAACTGTCTCATCCATCGTGCCAAATATCATTTGGCGTGCTAATCGGGTATCTAAAGCGGCTGAAAACTCCCCGGTTTCCTTTCCCTCTATTAGGATTTTTTCCACTAAAGAAAGAACACCTTTTAGAACTTCATTGATTTTATGACGGATTTCCTTATTGGACTGTCTTAGCTCCAATTGAGTCACGATAGCAAGATGGCGATTCTCAGAAAGCATATTAAAATGTGTTTCAACCAATACTAATAATTTCTCCGCAGCTGATTCTTTTCCTGCAATTTTTTCTTTATATTTCTCAACAAAGTATCCCATTTTTTCTTGAAAGAGAGAAATGAGAATATCTTCTTTATTCTTAAAATATAAGTAAATCGTTCCGTCAGCAACTCCAGCCTGCTTGGCAATTTTGGAAACCTGTGCTTGATGGTAACCATTCTCTGCAATGGCTATGACTGCAGCATCAATGATTTGACGATACTTAGGTTTATTTTTTTTCACAGTGTCCCTCCTTCCAAGAATGTGTAAGCTGATTTTAGTATAAGGGGCGATTAATTGCTAAATGATAATGAATGAATCATCATTCATATTTTTATAATAGTGCCACAATTCCGTTCTGTCAAGAATCTGTTGTGCAGTTTTTGATGGACGGATTTATTATGTCATTTATTTAATAATGGTACAAGCCTATTTCGTCAAAAATAAAGAGCCGAAGTAGAAGCTCGGACTCAAAAATTAAGCCTGCTTTTCCTGATCATCAGTTAATTTCTTTTTCTCTTCATCTATCAGTGCTCTTTTTAATATTTTTCCAACGGCTGTTTTTGGAAGCTCGTTACGGAATTCGTAAAGTCTTGGAACCTTATAGGCCGCAAGATATTTTCGAGCAAACTCATTTAACTCTTCTTTATTTGCAGTTGCCCCTTCTTTTAAGACGATGTAAGCTTTAACAGTTTCTCCACGATATGGATCAGGTATACCGGCTGCTACAACTTCCTGCACGGCAGGGTGCTCATAAAGGACTTCTTCAATTTCACGCGGATAAATATTATAACCTCCAGCGATAATCATATCCTTCTTACGATCAACTACATAGAAATAGCCTTGATCATCCATATATCCGAGATCTCCAGTTAATAACCAGCCATCCTTTAGGGATTGGGCTGTTTCCTCTGGACGATTCCAATATCCCTTCATAACTTGAGGTCCATTTACAACAATTTCACCAACCTCACCTGGCGGAAGAAACTCTCCTGTCTCCAATGATAGAATTGCAGCATTAGTATCAGGCCAAGGTACACCTATGCTTCCCTTCACACGCGGGCGGTCCCAGAGGAAATTCGAATGAGTAACCGGTGAAGATTCTGTTAAACCATAGCCTTCAACAAGCTTCCCGCCTGTTATCTCTTCAAACTTTTGCTGAACCTCTACTGGCAGAGCCGCTGATCCGCTTATACATGAATCAATAGAGGAAAGATCATACTTCTTTAAATCTGGGTGGTTTAATAATCCGATATAAATCGTAG from Bacillus sp. DTU_2020_1000418_1_SI_GHA_SEK_038 includes these protein-coding regions:
- a CDS encoding electron transfer flavoprotein subunit alpha/FixB family protein produces the protein MARKVLVLGEVRDGSLRNVSFEAVAAAKTAAEGGEVVGILIGDSVSALGGELIQYGADRVVTIEDEKLKQYTSDGYSQAVMAVIDAEKPDGLIFGHTALGKDLAPKIAAKLSSGLISDVTALELAGGNLVFTRPIYSGKAFEKKIVTDGLIFATIRPNNISPLEKDESRSGDVSTLSVDIKDLRTIIKEVVRKASEGVDLSEAKVVIAGGRGVKSEEGFGPLKELAKVLNGAVGASRGACDADYCDYSLQIGQTGKVVTPDLYIACGISGAIQHLAGMSNSKVIVAINKDPEANIFKVADYGIVGDLFEVVPMLTEEFKKLLINA
- a CDS encoding YslB family protein; this encodes MNETATELRPIEQKNEFISVFGYELIREVLLHDILGDDTPEILYWAGKSLARKYPQESISHMIDFFKQASWGNLVLKKESKSEMEFELSSSFIQERCKKNSRCTFQLEAGFIAQQIELQSEVICEAYEHPNKRKGKVQFTIKWDKKDKTEF
- the uvrC gene encoding excinuclease ABC subunit UvrC, whose amino-acid sequence is MNEIIKNKLMLLPDQPGCYLMKDRQGTIIYVGKAKVLKNRVRSYFTGSHDGKTQRLVNEIEDLEYIVTSSNMEALILEMNLIKKYDPKYNVMLKDDKTYPFIKLTAERHPRLITTRKVKKDKGKYFGPYPNVHAANETKKLLDRIYPLRKCTTLPDRVCLYYHLGQCLAPCVNEVSEQEYKTMVDEITRFLNGGYKEIKAELTQKMTAAAEELDFEKAKEFRDRIAHIEATMEKQKITTTDFTDRDVFGFAVDKGWMCVQVFFIRQGKLIERDVSMFPIYNEPDEEMLTFLGQFYLKANHFKPKEILLPNTVNSNMAEELIEVKTIQPQRGQKKDLVQLACKNAKIALQEKFSLIEKDEERTIKAVENLGNQLGIYTPHRIEAFDNSNIQGTDPVSAMVVFIDGKPEKREYRKYKIKTVQGPDDYDSMREVVRRRYSRVLKENLPLPDLLIIDGGKGHVEAVRDVLENELNLDIPISGLVKDEKHRTSQLLYGNPLEMIPLGRNSQEFYLLQRIQDEVHRFAITFHRQLRGKNAFQSVLDEIPGIGEKRKKQLLKTFGSVKKMKEASIEEFRKIGIPANIAEELKRKLQE
- the trxA gene encoding thioredoxin, producing the protein MAIINATDQTFSTETGSGVVLADFWAPWCGPCKMIAPVLEELDTEMGDKVKIVKLDVDENQETAGKYGVMSIPTLIVFKDGEVVDKVVGFQPKEALAELLSKHA
- a CDS encoding succinate dehydrogenase cytochrome b558 subunit, coding for MAGNREFLSRRLHSLLGVIPVGLFLVQHLVVNHFATGGEESFNKAAGFMESLPFRIILETFIIFLPLLFHAIYGLYIAFTAKNNVSKYGFFRNWMFMLQRVSGVITLIFIAWHVWETRVQAAFGADVNFQMMENILSNPFMFWFYIVGVISTIFHFSNGLWSFCVSWGITISPRSQLITTYATIVIFILLSIVGIRAITAFV
- a CDS encoding enoyl-CoA hydratase, giving the protein MEFLKWSYQDMVATITIERPPANALSSGVLKELSAVLDEIEANDEIRVILIHGEGCFFSAGADIKEFTTIESGNDFSSLSTYGQKLFERMETFPKPIIAAIHGAALGGGLELAMGCHFRLVAENAKLGLPELQLGLIPGFAGTQRLPRLVGTAKAAEMLFTSDPITGLEAVQYGLANHAYPESELLENAYNMAKKIAKKSPVSIKAAIDLLNYPKTKEYFEGVKMEAKLFGDVFVSEDGKEGISAFIEKREPKFIGK
- a CDS encoding TetR/AcrR family transcriptional regulator — its product is MKKNKPKYRQIIDAAVIAIAENGYHQAQVSKIAKQAGVADGTIYLYFKNKEDILISLFQEKMGYFVEKYKEKIAGKESAAEKLLVLVETHFNMLSENRHLAIVTQLELRQSNKEIRHKINEVLKGVLSLVEKILIEGKETGEFSAALDTRLARQMIFGTMDETVTTWVMNEQKYDLPSLAGPVHQLLLNGCAARH
- a CDS encoding aspartate kinase translates to MGLIIQKFGGTSVANVEKIRNVANRVIEEKNRGNDVIVVVSAMGKSTDHLVGLAKEISSSPSKREMDMLLTTGEQVTISLLAMALSEKGFPAVSLTGWQAGIKTESVHGNARILDIDTSRLKSELNQGRIVIVAGFQGITEDGAISTLGRGGSDTTAVAIAAALKADKCDIYTDVTGVFTTDPRYVKDARKLSAVSYDEMLELAHLGAGVLHPRAVEFAKNFNIPIEVRSSSEREAGTIIEEEVNMEENLVVRGIAFENEITRVTVIGLPNSLIGLSTVFSELAKNHINVDIIIQSTLAEQSTNLSFSIKNQDLDDAIKVLENCKMKLNYSRIESETGLAKVSIIGSGMVSNPGVAAEMFEVLASNDIEVKMVSTSEIKVSTVIGQEKMVQAVEALHEAFHLSGIPIES
- a CDS encoding electron transfer flavoprotein subunit beta/FixA family protein, with protein sequence MNIYVLMKRTFDTEEKITISGGQINEDGAEFIINPYDEYAIEEAIQVRDENGGEVTVVSVGNEETEKQLRTALAMGADKAVLINTEDDLEYGDQYTTAKILSEYLKDKDADLIIAGNVAIDGGSGQVGPRVAELLNIPYVTTITKLDIAGSNVTVIRDVEGDSEVIETSLPLLVTAQQGLNEPRYPSLPGIMKAKKKPLDELELDDLDLEEDDVEAKTKTIEIYLPPKKEAGKILEGELADQVKELVQLLHTEAKVV